The nucleotide window acttctgctggatgagtccataaatcTACTGGACGTAGTAAAGTAGGGCTGGCTGTATTGTTGAAGGCACtggtttataatataatatccTCTTTTCTAATATTCTTTCAATTATTCTCAACTTTCTctaatttcatatacatataaaaatacaaattggtAGTCTAGCTATCATATATGGCCACGCTAATATGCTCGATAGTGAATTGTTACTTAAATAAAATGCTTAAATGAATTTTTCATCTATTTTCCCCACTGTTTTCCATAACGGTCATACAGTGTTGATAAAAAAGTAAACCAAAAACTACATACTACTACTTATTGTAACACTGTGCAAACTTCTGCTACTTTTCTTATCAAAACTGCATTGTTTACAATTTGAAATCGTGTTCatttgtataaacaaaaatataacatgatgcgtaaaaaaaatctaatacaaaataaagatttaaataaaacaaaaggttAGTAAATATGTTaactaaattttacaaaaattaaataaagttttgtatAATTACAGTAGAGTCACTTGAAAATCGCAATGCCAAAGTAACAGTGCAATATAttcaagaacaacaacaactaatacAGAAATCGGACAATAACAATCATCCCATTATGCATGCTTGTGCACAGGACGATCTGGAAATTGAAAATGTAGAATATTTAGAAGAAAATCCCAACGAAGTGGAGTATATTGAAGAGCCAATCGAAAAAGACGAACTTGTGGATAATTTCTATCCCAATGCGATACACTGTCTATTAGATTTGTATAAGATCAAATACGAAAATCTGAATGTGGAAGATGGATCATTTAAGGTGTTCCAGATATGGCGTGACATAGCTAAGGATATGCAAGaaagtttttttgaatttaacgaATGTCAGATACAGCACAAATATGCCCAGTTAAGGGAGCAATATTTTGATGTACAAACTAAAGAGGATATTgataattttgattatttcgaGCAGTTGCATGACATATATAAGGATAAAAGTAAAGAGAATATTGTTAAAGATTTAAAGGGGTCTAAAGATAGTAGTGTATATTATAAAGATGAAATCTTGTTGCAGCCGGAACATTTGGAGATCAATGAAGACCACTTGCATGATTTTAAAAGTGAAGAAATTGTTCATAAAGAACATGAATTTATTGATATGGTAGAGAAAGAGTTGCAAGCCATGGGTGATGGTTTACAAATAGAAGACAACAAAGAAACTGCTACTACTAATGATGAGGAAATGGCCAAAAAAGATGTTAAAGAACCCATGCTTTCCAATGAACCTATAATTTCCAACGATGAGCAGATTTTAATAGAACAACCACCAAATAAGAAAAGACTACACTCGCTTACAGAAACTTGCGACGAAGAGCCACCACAAAGaaagcaaaaattaaatgaGTTCTTTGaaaccaataaaataaaacaagagcTTCCGCCACTTTCCACAACTCAAGCTAACAATGATTTTACTTTATACCATTACAATCAACAGCAAGAAAGAAGACATAGCGAAAAAATGTCTTTGCTAGAGAAAAGTTTACAAATTCAAGAACGTGCTCTCGAGCAGCAACACCAATTGCTGCAGGAACTAATAAAACGTTTGCCCTCATAAGTTGATATTGcattttcgttttttatttcGTTACATAATTTACACAATTCATCTACCATAAGGCAAATCTTCAAATTCTACCTTTTGTTCTTTAAATATCATCTGCAATTCATGTTGTAAAAGCTCATGCAGTGATTGTCCAGTGTGACGATAAACCCATTTCCCAGATTCACCAGTTGCTGGTCCCATAAAGTCGTAACGTTTAGGACCCGTTGTAGGAGAACTTAACCATATTTGTCTGTTAGGCGTTTGCCGATTTATAACATAGGTGCCATGTTCAGGTCCCAATTTAACAGTTAAAACTCCATCCTTTACGAAGAAAAATATAGTTTAGTTTTACATTACATAGGGTTAAATATGGCGGCTTACACTATATGCTATATCGCTGCCTGGTATAGTTTCCACACTCTCCATTAGTGCTTCAAAGTAGTCATTAAGGCCATCCATTGTTTCGGTGCATACTTTTTCATAAGTTGTCTGATCCAGTACAGAGTCCACAACATGTTCAGTTGGCTTGTTGTTGGAGCAATAACGAAATTCAGTCAAATTTGTCTTAGAACTTGAAGCTATTGCCGAATTAATAACGCGTCTACATGTTATTGTTGAAATATATTTCACATTTCTTTGATGTTTTGTAAGATTTCGTATTATGTGTGTTGCAcgtctaaacattttttttttgtgtctcagctgtttttaaaaattaaaataaattagcattctattagaaaaaaaagagtCGTCTATTCGATTTTAAATGTCGACTCACTTGCAAACGCTGACTTTTCATAAATAGTGAAGTTACGAAGACAGCtgattattgttttcttttgtgttgTGTTTTCGACTGTTAAACtttctatacattttttgttgacttaaacaaattattttaaactgaaaaatttaaaaattacaacaagGTGTATTCAATAAGGTGAAGTTACGAGCACAgctgatttttgtttgtttatttatgttgtgttTGAAAGTGTCAAAAAGTTGTTTACTATTTGTTGTTGAcattcgaaatatttaaaatgaaaataataaaaatctgaaaattgtttaaataaatttgttcaagCAAACAAAAACCATAATATCTGCAAGAACAAAAAAAGCAATATTGGAAATTGATTGGTGAAAATGCATCACATTTATAgcttttgctgaattttaataCCAAACTCCTTAGAAGAATTTGGttgtgtattttggacgtgGTTTTGTATTTAGGACAGACAGACGgccatatgtacataaatggaTAGTTTGATAGTTCCGCTGGAATCAcctagtttttaatattaaatcttcaaaaaaaaacagtgcaaactacaaataattattttttatttgtttgtttttaatatttttcatataaaaacttgtaatttatttattttttaattgtttgttttttatattttttgacattttcaatCTCTtgacaaataacaaatattgtctttgttgtatttgttgccgagacgctctcacctgattaatacgccttgaattacaatttagatttattgctgaaaaatagcatttttaaaaatttttaccacgaaaatcaaatataaaaaattaactacaTTTTGGATTAATATAATCTATTGTtcgaatttaacaaaaaaaattcgacttttTTATATGGTCCAAGAACCATTTAcacttttttcacaaaaaaattcttgttagaaaaaagttttttccagaaataaatgttttttttaccaaaaaaatttttatacctATAAAAGTTTTCtaccaattatttttattcatctcaaaattttttttcacccaaaaactttaatttgttatctttttttgcatataattaaatgatatatataactaagaaatattgggCCAGTTTAAATTGATTAAAGTCTCAAGTCTTTTGGTTCAAAGACACTgctaatataattattttaattcttGAAAATGATTTGTCAGCTATATAAAACTTTATgaacctttttatacccttcaccttcgtgagaagggtatatataagtttgtcattccgtttgtaatttctacatttttcatttccgaccctataaagtatatatattctggatccttatagatagcggagtcgattaagccatgtccgtctgtctgtctgtctgtctgtccgtctgtctgtctgtctgtctgtctgttgaaatcagttttctgaagaccccagatatcttcgggatccaaatcttcaataattctgtcagacatgctttcgagaattttgctatttaaaatcagcaaaatcggtccacaaatggctgagatatgaggaaaaaaccaagacaacctcgatttttgacctatttttttacctatatctggattactaagacattaatataggcaatatggatatctaatgatagatatttcaaagacatttgcaacgacgtatataagaccatagtaagttggacctacaatgggtcaaaatcgggaaaaaaattttgaacccgaattttttttttaaaaaaaaaaaaattaaaaaacaaaaaaaaattttaaaatttaaaaaaaaaaaattttttaaaatttaaaaaaaaaaaatttttaaaatttaaaaaaaaaaaattttaaaatttaaaaaaaaaaaaaatttaaaatttaaaaaaaaaaaaatttaaaaaaaaaaaatttttaaatttaaaaaaaaaaaaaaattaaaatttaaaaaaaaaaaatttaaaataacaatcgaaaaatttttttttccaaaaaattcaaaaaacaactggaaaaaaagttaaattttgtttacctaaaaatatttaaaattttgaagtataatttggtgaagggtatataagattcggcacggccgaatatagcactcttacttgttttttttttgattatgtatgtatttaacgTATACATTTTATTAGCTAGGTATCACCTTCAGACACCTTTATGGATTATCCATTATCCGCttggaaaaatataattctaaTATGATTTTTTCGTATTGCATACTTATTTTCCAATTTGATCCGATCTGGCAGGATTTGTTATATATTGCTAACTTAAAATACAACCATGTTGTTATTGTCGTTTGACAGCTAGAAATTGTAATAGCATAATGGCGTCGTCAATTTTCTTTTGACAAGTATATCGCTTTTTTTTGTGTGGTggatgtgaaaaaattatttttcttgcaaaattgacagaaataactaaaatatttattgaatttaattgaaGCGATAAAAAAGCTGTAAAGCAAGAATGTCTTTACCCAGCAATTATAAGGCTATAGCACCAGCACAACCGACCACCCCAGCAGCCGGTAGTGGTAGCGGCGGTAGTAGTAGTAGATCTCGATCTTCTGGCACCGGTGCAGGCTCCGAGCGTAATAAAGATAATACTCCCATCTTTACACACAGTAACTATGGTAATCCTGCGTTTACACCGCAAAAAGCGGGAAAGTCCTCAAGTAACAAAAATCAATCGGACAGTCGGACACCGAAACCCCCTAAACCACCAGAGAAACCTATTCTGCCCTACATGAGATATTCGAAGAAGATATGGGATAGTGTTAAAGCTCAACATCCAGACTTGAAGCTATGGGAATTAGGTAAAAAAATTGGGGCCATGTGGAAACAACTAACGGAGGCTGATAAACAAGAATTTGTGGATGAGTATGAGGCAGACAAGGCAGAGTATGAGAAGAATTTGAAAGCTTATCATAGCTCGCCGGCGTATTTGGCATTTTTGGCAGCCAAGAGCAAGGCCAAGGCAGACGGTGATGTCCATGAGACTCCTTCGAGAGGTGGTGGTGGCAAAGGTCAGCAGGAAAGACGCATCGATATACAACCGGCAGAAGATGAGGAAGATCAAGATGATGGTTACTCTTTAAAACATGTTGCGTATGCTAGATATTTGCGCAATCATCGTTTAATCAACGAAATATTCTCCGATGCTGTGGTACCAGACGTGCGTTCGGTGGTCACCATTCAGAGAATGCAAGTACTCAAGAGGCAAGTCAGTTCTTTAACCATGCATCAAACGAAACTCGAAGCAGAATTGCAACAAATGGAGGAGAAATTCGAGACTAAAAAGCAACGTATGATGGAGTCTAGCTTAGCCTTCCAGGAGGAACTGAAGCGCCATTGTAAACCGGCCGTCGATGATGAAACCTTCCAAAAGATGGTACAAAAGATGTATGAAGAAATGAAACGAGAGCGACAACGTCTAATTGATGACCCTACTGCAGCAGCCAATAAGTCAACTGTAGGTGGTGCTCTGGCGGGAGCAGCTGCCCCGGGTTCTTTAACGGCAGAGGCAAAAAAGGAAGCTGCAAGTGGCGTAGCACCACCACCAACAGCACCTTCTGCTACTCAAACAAAACCGCCTCATGAATCGGGTAGTAAAACGGATCCAGAACCTATGGACATAGAGCCGCCAGCTAAACCTACAGCTCCTATACCGCCACCTAAAGTGGAACACAAAGCAATGGAAGTGGTTAAGGGGCACAAGGCTGAAAATGTCAAAGAGCATACAAAACCTAAAGGAACAAAGAATCCACCTGTTATAAttacacaacaacagcaactgcAACCCCCACAACAACCACCACCAACTACACCTGCTGTGGAACAGCCAGTGCCAGCCACACAAGGTCCTGCACATTCAGTGGGTGgagcaccaccaccaccaccatcaaCTATAACTGCAGCTCCTCCCACCGGAGGCCCTAATGTACCACCACCAGCCGCTCAACATGTACCACCTTCATCAGCAGCTGGTCCGCCTCCAACGCAACAGCAAATTCCTCCTTCTAACATGCCTCCCATGCATGCTCATCATCCTCCACAACAGCATGGCGGACCACCGCCACCAACTCATTTGCCCCCTCACATGCAACCTCATCAAGCTATGGGCGGAATGCCACCGCATGGGGCTTATCCGCAATATGGTCCACCACCTACTGGTCCTACACGTTCGCCCTACTATCAGCCACAGTATGGAGCACATCCACCACCGCCTCAGCAAGCATACGGTCAATATCCACCATACTCTCACTATCAACAACCCTATGGCCCACCACCTCCCGGCTCACATTACATGAACTCTCGACCACCACCACAACATAATGGCGCAGCACCGCCACTACAGCCTCCAATACACTATGGTGAACATTCTGGACCACAACTACCACCAGGACAGCAAGGCGGTCCAGGTTTACCTCCACCTGGTCACATGCCACCTCACGATGTCTATGGCCAACAACAGCCGCCACCCGGTGCA belongs to Calliphora vicina chromosome 4, idCalVici1.1, whole genome shotgun sequence and includes:
- the fh gene encoding frataxin homolog, mitochondrial, translating into MFRRATHIIRNLTKHQRNVKYISTITCRRVINSAIASSSKTNLTEFRYCSNNKPTEHVVDSVLDQTTYEKVCTETMDGLNDYFEALMESVETIPGSDIAYSDGVLTVKLGPEHGTYVINRQTPNRQIWLSSPTTGPKRYDFMGPATGESGKWVYRHTGQSLHELLQHELQMIFKEQKVEFEDLPYGR
- the LOC135959102 gene encoding uncharacterized protein LOC135959102; this encodes MMRKKNLIQNKDLNKTKVESLENRNAKVTVQYIQEQQQLIQKSDNNNHPIMHACAQDDLEIENVEYLEENPNEVEYIEEPIEKDELVDNFYPNAIHCLLDLYKIKYENLNVEDGSFKVFQIWRDIAKDMQESFFEFNECQIQHKYAQLREQYFDVQTKEDIDNFDYFEQLHDIYKDKSKENIVKDLKGSKDSSVYYKDEILLQPEHLEINEDHLHDFKSEEIVHKEHEFIDMVEKELQAMGDGLQIEDNKETATTNDEEMAKKDVKEPMLSNEPIISNDEQILIEQPPNKKRLHSLTETCDEEPPQRKQKLNEFFETNKIKQELPPLSTTQANNDFTLYHYNQQQERRHSEKMSLLEKSLQIQERALEQQHQLLQELIKRLPS
- the Bap111 gene encoding uncharacterized protein Bap111; the protein is MSLPSNYKAIAPAQPTTPAAGSGSGGSSSRSRSSGTGAGSERNKDNTPIFTHSNYGNPAFTPQKAGKSSSNKNQSDSRTPKPPKPPEKPILPYMRYSKKIWDSVKAQHPDLKLWELGKKIGAMWKQLTEADKQEFVDEYEADKAEYEKNLKAYHSSPAYLAFLAAKSKAKADGDVHETPSRGGGGKGQQERRIDIQPAEDEEDQDDGYSLKHVAYARYLRNHRLINEIFSDAVVPDVRSVVTIQRMQVLKRQVSSLTMHQTKLEAELQQMEEKFETKKQRMMESSLAFQEELKRHCKPAVDDETFQKMVQKMYEEMKRERQRLIDDPTAAANKSTVGGALAGAAAPGSLTAEAKKEAASGVAPPPTAPSATQTKPPHESGSKTDPEPMDIEPPAKPTAPIPPPKVEHKAMEVVKGHKAENVKEHTKPKGTKNPPVIITQQQQLQPPQQPPPTTPAVEQPVPATQGPAHSVGGAPPPPPSTITAAPPTGGPNVPPPAAQHVPPSSAAGPPPTQQQIPPSNMPPMHAHHPPQQHGGPPPPTHLPPHMQPHQAMGGMPPHGAYPQYGPPPTGPTRSPYYQPQYGAHPPPPQQAYGQYPPYSHYQQPYGPPPPGSHYMNSRPPPQHNGAAPPLQPPIHYGEHSGPQLPPGQQGGPGLPPPGHMPPHDVYGQQQPPPGAPPAGHPLPPPQQPLPAVTGSGPPPPGPSGAPQPTAPNQPQTTQPPAGDNSSKPDADDKAD